In Ruminococcaceae bacterium BL-6, a genomic segment contains:
- a CDS encoding BIG2 domain-containing protein, with product MKKIGSKWKWMPVLLAVVALLSSVPATALTETASASHTLPRATIPEHTSYVSDIYAGVVHLKADDEAIAVASVDGQNRVVVTAVGKGSTTVSYWYQNSVGADWVSASLPVTVSGESQSGASVSAASIGITFTQGTAVHMTPGASSTVSGIKKSGSPIRADQLLWVSSSDSVVKVNSRTGEMTGVGKGTATVFAVDPTDQLCAGVTVTVA from the coding sequence ATGAAGAAAATCGGATCGAAATGGAAATGGATGCCCGTTCTGCTGGCCGTAGTGGCGCTGCTTTCCTCTGTTCCGGCAACGGCGCTGACGGAAACGGCCTCGGCCTCTCACACGCTGCCGCGGGCGACGATCCCCGAACACACCAGCTACGTCAGCGACATCTATGCGGGCGTCGTCCACCTGAAAGCGGATGACGAAGCCATCGCCGTCGCTTCCGTCGACGGGCAGAACCGCGTCGTCGTCACGGCCGTGGGCAAGGGCAGCACCACGGTGAGCTACTGGTATCAGAACAGCGTCGGGGCCGACTGGGTCAGCGCCTCCCTGCCGGTCACGGTCTCCGGGGAATCGCAGTCCGGCGCGAGCGTCAGCGCCGCTTCCATCGGCATCACCTTTACGCAGGGAACCGCCGTGCACATGACGCCCGGAGCGAGCAGCACCGTTTCCGGAATCAAAAAAAGCGGGTCCCCCATCCGGGCGGATCAGCTTCTGTGGGTGTCCTCTTCCGACTCCGTCGTCAAGGTGAACAGCAGAACCGGAGAAATGACGGGCGTCGGAAAAGGCACCGCGACCGTGTTCGCCGTGGACCCCACGGATCAGCTCTGCGCCGGGGTGACGGTCACCGTCGCCTAA
- a CDS encoding protein of unknown function (Evidence 5 : Unknown function), translating into MSRKELIYILTLLFMIILSLSAPQARLAPIKAPSKSAGLKEQRYLLINFFEFILTDSFYKFLSILSMIKIIIKIR; encoded by the coding sequence TTGTCAAGAAAGGAACTAATTTATATTCTCACGCTGTTATTTATGATCATTTTGAGCCTTTCCGCTCCCCAAGCCCGGCTAGCTCCCATAAAAGCGCCCTCTAAATCCGCAGGTCTGAAAGAGCAGCGCTACTTATTAATAAATTTTTTTGAGTTTATTTTAACCGATTCTTTTTATAAATTTTTATCGATATTAAGTATGATAAAAATAATAATAAAAATAAGATAA
- a CDS encoding Two-component sensor histidine kinase → MKIRIKDMPGRISGLWKSLVRRGKDRKISFALKTTAVYTMLFGVILVIVTAAAAASFTSYSMQSDNLERAASFLLSRLDDPRAGQFDFESFAEINKVYIEIASRDGVIASYGQAPGGGGRYLQAIRRLDKPNLRNVMVKVVSTERQQWSFGGIPQAGFVAVVLLLLAAAAAFGSLKTKQMLKPVYTMTQTARSITANDLSVRIHTENSNDELQELAETFNGMLDRLEESYEQQNRFVSDASHELRTPLSVISGYANLLRRWGSGDKNVLNESVEKIVEETGYMQQLVNRLLFLARADKRTQRVCPERFSLSELLDEIAKETRMIDSRHTLSVKVQNGIFLTADRALLKQAVRAVLDNSIKYTPEGGTIGIVCAAENGTVHLTVKDTGIGIPEKDLPHIFDRFYKADEARTRSAGGCGLGLSIVRWIVERHGGRIEVSSTPGSGTSFHIFLPQNE, encoded by the coding sequence ATGAAAATACGGATAAAAGACATGCCAGGGCGGATTTCCGGGCTGTGGAAATCCCTGGTCAGGCGGGGCAAAGACCGGAAAATTTCCTTCGCCCTGAAAACGACCGCCGTCTACACCATGCTGTTCGGGGTCATTCTGGTCATCGTGACGGCTGCCGCCGCAGCCTCGTTCACATCCTATTCGATGCAGTCGGACAACCTGGAGCGCGCCGCCTCGTTCCTTTTGAGCCGGCTGGACGACCCGCGGGCGGGTCAGTTCGATTTTGAGAGCTTCGCGGAGATCAACAAGGTCTACATCGAGATCGCGAGCCGGGACGGCGTCATCGCAAGCTATGGACAGGCGCCCGGGGGCGGCGGCCGCTATCTGCAGGCCATACGCCGCCTCGACAAGCCGAACCTGAGAAACGTCATGGTCAAGGTGGTCAGTACAGAGCGCCAGCAGTGGTCGTTCGGCGGAATCCCGCAGGCCGGGTTTGTCGCGGTCGTCCTTCTTCTGCTGGCGGCCGCGGCGGCGTTCGGCTCGCTGAAAACCAAGCAGATGCTGAAACCCGTCTACACCATGACGCAGACGGCGCGCTCCATCACCGCGAACGACCTGAGCGTACGCATCCATACGGAAAATTCAAACGACGAGCTGCAGGAGCTGGCCGAAACCTTCAACGGGATGCTCGACCGGCTGGAGGAATCCTATGAGCAGCAGAACCGGTTCGTGTCGGATGCCTCTCACGAGCTGCGCACGCCGCTTTCGGTGATCTCGGGCTACGCAAACCTTCTGCGGCGGTGGGGCAGCGGGGACAAAAACGTCCTGAACGAATCCGTGGAAAAAATCGTGGAGGAAACCGGCTATATGCAGCAGCTGGTGAACCGGCTGCTCTTCCTGGCCCGCGCGGATAAAAGGACACAGCGGGTCTGCCCGGAACGGTTCAGCCTGAGCGAGCTTCTGGACGAAATCGCGAAGGAGACCCGGATGATCGACAGCCGCCACACGCTTTCGGTGAAGGTCCAGAACGGGATTTTCCTGACGGCGGACCGCGCCCTGCTCAAGCAGGCCGTCCGCGCCGTTCTGGACAACAGCATCAAATACACCCCCGAGGGGGGAACCATCGGGATCGTGTGCGCGGCGGAAAACGGAACCGTCCATCTGACCGTGAAGGACACGGGGATCGGGATTCCCGAAAAGGACCTGCCGCACATTTTCGACCGCTTTTACAAGGCGGATGAAGCGAGGACCAGAAGCGCGGGCGGCTGCGGGCTGGGGCTTTCCATCGTCCGCTGGATCGTGGAGCGCCACGGCGGAAGGATCGAGGTTTCGAGCACGCCCGGCAGCGGAACGTCCTTTCATATTTTTCTGCCGCAGAACGAATGA
- a CDS encoding Macrolide ABC transporter ATP-binding protein: protein MHLGEILHLVWINMMESKFKVVLTSLGIIVGSATIILVIAIGHGGEVNVQKQFKNLNAGSIQVSVSTQAQMRDQMMQGGMGGMGGMPGGNAAPGGGGTRGGNAAPGGGGFPGGGAGGGFPGGGGAAARQKVTLSTDDVENIASYVPGLSEVSISASGTASVEGGDLTEEADYPVVGVLSDYMDICNLELLQGDFISEDDQTGKTKTAVIGYSLAQEIFGSAYSAYGETLSIEGKTYEIVGVLASMGSVSSGTSPDDSLFIPYSTSLKYVFGNEVDPQITAVAEDVDEVPTAIENIQAVLQEDHANASFTVADAGSSMEAATASASTLSMLLMAVACIVFVVGGIGIMNVLFVSVRERTQEIGILKALGCSRREILLEFLWEANFISVFGGLVGVGIGFVLVPALRLTGMTVEPLAVSGVYAMLFAVVTGTLFGFYPAWKAAMLMPIEALSQE, encoded by the coding sequence ATGCACCTGGGCGAGATCCTTCACCTTGTCTGGATCAACATGATGGAAAGCAAGTTCAAGGTCGTTCTGACATCACTCGGCATCATCGTCGGCTCGGCCACCATCATTCTGGTGATCGCCATCGGCCACGGCGGCGAAGTCAACGTGCAGAAGCAGTTCAAAAACCTGAACGCCGGCTCGATCCAGGTCTCCGTCAGCACGCAGGCGCAGATGCGCGACCAGATGATGCAGGGTGGCATGGGCGGTATGGGCGGCATGCCGGGCGGAAACGCGGCGCCGGGGGGCGGCGGCACGCGCGGAGGAAACGCGGCGCCCGGCGGAGGGGGATTTCCCGGAGGAGGAGCCGGCGGTGGCTTTCCCGGCGGTGGAGGGGCCGCCGCCCGGCAGAAAGTGACCCTTTCCACCGACGATGTCGAGAACATCGCGTCTTATGTCCCCGGCCTTTCCGAGGTTTCGATCTCCGCCTCCGGCACCGCTTCGGTGGAAGGCGGGGACCTGACGGAGGAAGCTGACTATCCCGTCGTGGGGGTCCTCTCCGATTACATGGACATCTGCAATCTGGAGCTGCTTCAGGGCGACTTCATTTCGGAGGATGACCAGACGGGAAAGACCAAAACGGCCGTGATCGGCTACAGCCTTGCCCAGGAAATTTTCGGCAGCGCGTATTCGGCTTATGGGGAAACCCTTTCCATCGAAGGGAAAACCTACGAGATCGTCGGCGTGCTCGCCTCCATGGGGAGCGTCTCTTCCGGCACAAGCCCGGATGATTCGCTGTTTATCCCCTATTCCACATCCCTGAAATATGTATTCGGCAACGAGGTGGACCCGCAGATCACCGCGGTCGCGGAGGATGTGGATGAAGTTCCGACCGCGATCGAAAACATTCAGGCCGTCCTGCAGGAAGACCACGCGAACGCCAGCTTCACCGTCGCGGATGCCGGCAGCAGCATGGAGGCGGCCACGGCCTCTGCCAGCACGCTTTCCATGCTGCTGATGGCGGTGGCGTGCATCGTCTTTGTGGTCGGCGGGATCGGCATCATGAACGTGCTGTTCGTTTCCGTCAGGGAGCGCACGCAGGAGATCGGGATCCTGAAGGCGCTGGGCTGCTCCCGGCGCGAGATTTTGCTGGAATTCCTGTGGGAAGCGAATTTCATCAGCGTCTTCGGCGGGCTGGTCGGCGTCGGAATCGGCTTTGTGCTCGTGCCGGCCCTGCGCCTGACCGGCATGACGGTGGAGCCGCTTGCGGTGAGCGGCGTTTATGCCATGCTGTTCGCCGTTGTGACCGGCACGCTGTTCGGTTTTTATCCGGCCTGGAAGGCCGCGATGCTGATGCCGATCGAGGCATTGTCACAGGAATAA
- a CDS encoding conserved membrane protein of unknown function (Evidence 4 : Unknown function but conserved in other organisms) gives MSGLIKKDLIVMKRKFKPIQLLIILVVILPLSQNPQYALIIISLMVPFLLSILVSSSFGYDQISKWEEYAVALPLPPKKIVASKYILCLISLIISLFIVVLAFFLLRLFEVTNSGNLAMAIVVSTLFTIIYHSLMIPVIYKFGIETSHTVLYAFILIPTIISTLFGMFKMKIDVSIFDHSYFIIFVFFILFLLLFLSYLISIKIYKKNRLK, from the coding sequence ATGAGTGGTCTTATAAAAAAGGATTTAATTGTCATGAAACGAAAATTTAAGCCAATTCAATTGTTGATTATTCTTGTAGTGATTCTCCCCCTTTCTCAAAATCCACAATATGCACTTATTATAATTAGCTTAATGGTTCCTTTTTTGCTATCCATTTTAGTATCATCTTCTTTCGGATATGATCAAATTTCAAAATGGGAGGAGTATGCTGTCGCTTTACCATTGCCACCAAAAAAAATAGTAGCAAGTAAATATATTCTTTGCCTGATTTCCTTAATCATTTCTTTATTTATTGTTGTATTAGCCTTTTTCCTTTTGAGATTATTTGAAGTAACGAATAGTGGGAATCTCGCAATGGCAATAGTAGTGTCAACTTTATTCACAATTATATATCATTCTTTAATGATTCCAGTTATTTATAAATTTGGTATTGAAACAAGTCATACCGTATTATATGCTTTTATTTTAATACCAACAATAATTTCAACATTATTCGGAATGTTTAAAATGAAAATAGATGTCAGTATATTCGATCATAGCTATTTTATTATTTTTGTGTTTTTTATCTTATTTTTATTATTATTTTTATCATACTTAATATCGATAAAAATTTATAAAAAGAATCGGTTAAAATAA
- a CDS encoding Uncharacterized ABC transporter ATP-binding protein TM_0352, translated as MDEIIRIENLSKFYQQGESRLEALKKINMSVVGGEYIAILGPSGSGKSTLMNVIGCMDRFQDGEYWLTGQSVRRMNDAQLTRLRNRKIGFIFQRYHLIQKYNVLLNTMMPLLIRGVPHKKAEQLSMEKLEMLGMENRIQHKPNELSGGQQQRVAIARALVGSPELLLADEPTGALDRATGRDVLKLFRQLNDMGNTIVMITHDIKVAEHARRIVRIVDGELSEDGMEEGTA; from the coding sequence TTGGATGAGATCATCAGAATCGAAAACCTGAGCAAATTCTATCAGCAGGGCGAATCCCGCCTGGAGGCCCTGAAAAAGATCAACATGAGCGTCGTGGGCGGCGAATACATCGCGATCCTGGGGCCATCCGGCTCGGGGAAAAGCACCCTGATGAACGTGATCGGCTGTATGGACCGCTTTCAGGATGGCGAATACTGGCTGACGGGGCAGTCCGTGCGCCGGATGAACGACGCGCAGCTCACCCGGCTGCGAAACCGGAAGATCGGCTTCATCTTCCAGAGATACCATCTGATCCAGAAGTACAACGTGCTGCTGAACACCATGATGCCCCTGCTGATCCGCGGGGTCCCGCACAAAAAAGCGGAACAGCTTTCAATGGAGAAGCTGGAAATGCTGGGGATGGAAAACCGGATCCAGCACAAGCCGAACGAGCTTTCGGGCGGGCAGCAGCAGCGCGTGGCCATCGCGCGGGCGCTGGTCGGCTCGCCGGAGCTTCTGCTGGCGGATGAGCCCACCGGCGCTTTGGACCGGGCGACGGGCCGGGATGTTCTGAAGCTGTTCCGTCAGCTCAACGACATGGGCAACACAATCGTGATGATCACCCACGACATCAAGGTGGCGGAGCACGCGAGGCGCATCGTCCGGATCGTCGACGGCGAGCTGTCCGAGGACGGCATGGAAGAAGGAACCGCATGA
- a CDS encoding exported protein of unknown function (Evidence 5 : Unknown function) — protein sequence MKTRIRLLCCAMTLLIATAAAACADGQTSSGGNASSGSDAQGNRDSQTSYIGKVTSVTGNQVELALGTVNGKKSGETSSGADGFKGEPPESGAGGGFPDGSRPAREGGWNRGGAASGVSSARSGGGRQAFSASSFTLTGETKTILVPVGLTLSGSGMGGGAQASPAASGAPGGNAPGGSTAARGQSASGAQKSKTSSSARTGTAQTQRKSDFSSITKGMILEVTEEARKDGSSQIVKVAVLSK from the coding sequence ATGAAAACAAGAATCAGGTTATTATGCTGCGCGATGACCCTGCTGATCGCAACGGCGGCCGCGGCCTGCGCCGACGGGCAGACCTCATCCGGCGGAAATGCAAGCTCAGGCAGCGATGCTCAGGGAAACAGGGATTCGCAGACCAGCTATATCGGCAAGGTCACTTCCGTCACCGGAAATCAGGTGGAGCTGGCGCTCGGCACGGTAAATGGAAAGAAAAGCGGAGAAACGTCTTCCGGAGCGGACGGCTTTAAAGGGGAGCCGCCGGAGTCCGGCGCCGGCGGCGGATTTCCGGATGGCTCCCGCCCCGCACGGGAAGGCGGGTGGAACCGCGGCGGAGCCGCCTCCGGCGTCTCGTCCGCGCGGTCCGGGGGCGGCCGGCAGGCCTTTTCCGCCTCTTCGTTTACCCTGACGGGTGAAACAAAAACGATCCTGGTTCCGGTGGGCCTCACCCTTTCCGGCTCCGGCATGGGGGGCGGCGCACAGGCAAGCCCCGCCGCTTCCGGCGCCCCCGGCGGGAACGCCCCGGGCGGGAGCACAGCCGCGAGGGGACAGTCCGCCTCTGGCGCACAGAAGAGCAAGACCTCGTCTTCCGCGCGTACGGGCACGGCACAGACGCAGCGGAAGAGCGATTTTTCCAGCATCACCAAGGGCATGATCCTGGAAGTGACCGAAGAAGCCCGGAAGGACGGCTCCAGCCAGATCGTAAAAGTCGCCGTCCTGTCGAAATAG
- a CDS encoding conserved protein of unknown function (Evidence 4 : Unknown function but conserved in other organisms), with the protein MENQPNKWKAFVGSHKRAVFLTVGIVAVAGAAAAFFLLKGKGAPQDAASYREYTAAKEDVTVGVSESGTVSLTNKSISFPVDSKISSILVKAGTNVKKGDPLIQLDVDSVRNGSSETRQKLESAKLSLQQALNDQKAKLETARITYEASRSLAESAPATRQLTEQQLQNEISSAQAALTKDQKQLSDYQALLKSYPSDYEKLQDMEKWMNDAQSSKTSYENQLEQFNTNNKSVIDRYNSLEDAVNDAETEWVKAKYTYESDADIADLWDAYNEAKDVADSYYENTAGTVLTRQKDLENKVAQYTAEYNNYTTAYNNFKETFSDRYQSGDSKLSSDTLSDKVSELEATVKTDQFNLQKAQKTAEISSVDAKTKEKTDLSEAENAQDTYDLTVTQLHQAVDTQQETYDTLQTELDNINSAMNGSGVLVSPCDGVVATVSSSDGASVKADTEMMAVSETGSVSLAVSVSEDDITNVSIGQEASVTLSSYDDETFDALVESITAEPARSGSSSVSYTVTVRLTAANTGTEKIYTGMSGEATLIQKREKDALSIPNRAVSFQNGVSTVLVKTSSGGQEKRTIVTGFSNGTNVAVTSGLQEGDTVLAESGVTAK; encoded by the coding sequence ATGGAAAATCAGCCAAACAAATGGAAAGCATTCGTCGGTTCCCACAAAAGGGCCGTCTTTCTGACGGTGGGGATCGTTGCGGTGGCAGGGGCCGCCGCGGCCTTTTTCCTGCTGAAGGGCAAAGGCGCGCCGCAGGATGCCGCGAGCTACAGGGAATACACCGCCGCCAAAGAGGACGTGACGGTCGGGGTCAGCGAATCGGGGACCGTATCGCTGACGAACAAGAGCATCTCGTTCCCGGTGGACAGCAAAATATCCTCCATTCTGGTCAAGGCGGGAACCAACGTGAAAAAAGGGGACCCTCTGATTCAGCTGGATGTGGACAGCGTCCGGAACGGGAGCTCGGAAACCAGGCAGAAGCTGGAATCCGCCAAGCTGTCGCTCCAGCAGGCGCTGAACGACCAGAAGGCCAAGCTGGAAACCGCCAGGATCACCTACGAGGCGAGCCGCTCCCTCGCGGAATCGGCCCCCGCCACGCGGCAGCTGACGGAGCAGCAACTTCAGAACGAGATCAGTTCGGCGCAGGCAGCCCTGACAAAGGACCAGAAGCAGCTCTCGGACTATCAGGCCCTTCTGAAAAGCTATCCTTCAGACTATGAAAAGCTTCAGGATATGGAAAAATGGATGAACGACGCGCAGAGCTCCAAGACCAGCTATGAAAATCAGCTGGAGCAGTTCAACACGAACAACAAATCGGTGATCGACCGCTACAATTCGCTGGAAGACGCCGTGAACGACGCGGAAACGGAGTGGGTCAAAGCGAAATACACCTACGAAAGCGACGCCGACATCGCGGATCTGTGGGACGCCTATAACGAAGCGAAGGACGTCGCGGACAGCTATTACGAAAACACTGCCGGCACCGTCCTGACCCGCCAGAAGGATCTGGAAAACAAAGTCGCGCAGTACACGGCGGAGTACAACAACTATACGACGGCCTACAACAACTTCAAGGAAACGTTCAGCGACCGATATCAGTCCGGCGATTCCAAGCTCTCCTCCGACACGCTCAGCGACAAGGTCAGCGAGCTGGAAGCGACCGTCAAAACGGACCAGTTCAACCTGCAGAAAGCCCAGAAAACCGCCGAAATCTCTTCAGTGGACGCAAAGACAAAGGAAAAGACGGACCTGAGCGAGGCGGAAAATGCACAGGACACTTACGACCTGACCGTGACCCAGCTTCACCAGGCGGTGGATACCCAGCAGGAAACCTATGACACGCTGCAGACCGAGCTCGACAACATCAACAGCGCCATGAACGGAAGCGGCGTGCTCGTAAGCCCCTGCGACGGCGTCGTCGCGACGGTCTCTTCCTCGGATGGAGCGAGCGTCAAGGCCGACACGGAAATGATGGCGGTCTCGGAGACCGGGTCGGTCTCGCTCGCCGTTTCCGTCTCGGAGGATGACATCACAAACGTCAGCATCGGGCAGGAGGCTTCGGTCACGCTTTCGTCCTATGACGACGAGACGTTCGACGCGCTGGTGGAAAGCATTACGGCGGAACCGGCCCGCAGCGGCTCATCCTCAGTCAGCTACACGGTCACGGTGCGGCTGACCGCCGCGAACACGGGAACCGAAAAGATCTACACAGGCATGAGCGGAGAGGCCACGCTGATCCAGAAGCGTGAGAAAGACGCCCTCTCGATTCCAAACCGGGCGGTCTCCTTCCAGAACGGCGTTTCCACGGTGCTCGTGAAAACTTCCAGCGGCGGACAGGAGAAGCGCACGATTGTAACCGGGTTTTCCAACGGGACAAACGTGGCCGTGACAAGCGGCCTGCAGGAAGGAGACACCGTTCTGGCAGAGAGCGGGGTGACCGCCAAATGA
- the icaR gene encoding Biofilm operon icaADBC HTH-type negative transcriptional regulator IcaR, with translation MPKNGTRDTKEVILTTALKLFSERGYDGVGIRDIAKEIGIRESALYKHYSGKQDIFDSILKDIERRYQEEVSTFIPPESMANILSGENDVREELFRISVTMFQFYLKTEYGSQLRRMLTMEQYRTSEAGKFFRELIIDKGLDYISGVFTNLINDGVYVDADPMVMALQFYSPLYLLLSKYDNQPEKQEEALSFLEKHITIFNKIYLRSDKQ, from the coding sequence ATGCCAAAAAACGGAACACGGGATACAAAGGAAGTTATTTTGACAACTGCACTAAAATTGTTTTCTGAAAGAGGTTATGATGGGGTTGGTATCCGTGACATAGCAAAAGAAATCGGAATACGGGAGAGCGCCCTTTACAAGCATTATAGCGGAAAACAAGACATTTTCGACTCAATTCTCAAAGACATTGAACGCCGTTATCAAGAGGAAGTTTCTACTTTTATTCCTCCTGAAAGCATGGCCAATATTCTCTCAGGAGAAAATGATGTAAGAGAGGAACTATTCCGTATCAGCGTTACCATGTTTCAGTTCTATCTCAAAACAGAGTATGGTTCGCAACTGCGTAGAATGTTGACAATGGAACAGTATAGAACTTCGGAGGCAGGCAAGTTTTTTAGGGAATTGATCATAGACAAGGGTTTAGATTATATATCAGGCGTGTTCACTAATTTAATAAATGATGGGGTTTATGTTGATGCTGACCCAATGGTAATGGCCTTGCAGTTTTACTCGCCTTTGTATTTGCTGTTATCAAAATACGACAATCAGCCCGAAAAACAGGAAGAAGCTTTATCTTTTTTAGAAAAGCATATTACGATATTCAATAAAATCTATTTAAGGAGCGATAAACAATGA
- the ykoG gene encoding two-component response regulator [YkoH] (Evidence 2a : Function from experimental evidences in other organisms; PubMedId : 11717295; Product type r : regulator) → MTFILKQNGESVGRKMPENRVLIVDDDKNSLRFLELELQHEGYTVEKAYDGRTGLLKATQEEFDLILLDIMLPFLSGMEILHRLRLVADTPVIMLTAKDEVTDKVTGLDSGADDYVTKPFAIEELLARMRSALKKKRKKELPDVLTAGPLVIDRLSRKVSYAGQDVDLTKREFDLLVYLVGHHDTVCSRDRLIEEVWGYDFLGGTNLVDVYVRYLRNKIDYRFHTELIRTIRGVGYIVRI, encoded by the coding sequence ATGACTTTTATACTGAAACAAAATGGGGAAAGTGTGGGACGGAAGATGCCGGAAAACAGGGTTCTGATTGTGGACGACGATAAAAACAGCCTCCGTTTTCTGGAGCTGGAGCTTCAGCACGAGGGCTACACCGTGGAGAAAGCGTACGACGGCCGCACCGGACTTCTGAAGGCGACACAGGAAGAGTTCGACCTGATCCTGCTGGATATCATGCTGCCGTTTCTCAGCGGAATGGAGATCCTTCACCGGCTGCGGCTCGTCGCCGACACGCCGGTGATCATGCTGACGGCAAAGGATGAGGTGACCGACAAGGTGACCGGCCTGGATTCGGGCGCGGACGACTATGTGACAAAACCGTTCGCCATCGAGGAGCTTCTGGCCCGCATGAGGTCCGCGCTCAAGAAGAAACGGAAAAAAGAACTGCCCGACGTGCTCACCGCGGGGCCGCTCGTCATCGACCGGCTCAGCCGGAAGGTATCCTATGCGGGGCAGGATGTGGATCTCACAAAGCGGGAATTCGACCTGCTCGTCTATCTGGTGGGCCACCACGACACGGTCTGCTCGCGTGACCGCCTGATCGAGGAGGTATGGGGATACGACTTTCTGGGCGGGACCAATCTGGTCGACGTTTACGTCCGCTATCTGCGCAACAAGATCGACTACCGCTTCCATACCGAGCTGATCCGCACCATCCGCGGCGTGGGATACATTGTCAGAATATGA
- a CDS encoding Putative sulfate exporter family transporter (Evidence 3 : Putative function from multiple computational evidences), translating to MKITNRLPGIALAALIAVPAWLLGMLFPVVGSPVLGILFGMLLAPLKRPAVLESGITYTSRKLLQYSIVLLGFDMNLFQVFRVGGQTLSLMAFTLTAAFLTAYLVGRLLKVDGKTGTLIGVGTAICGGSAIAAAAPVIDADDEDVAQSISTIFLFNVIAAFLFPFLGHLMNMSDYSFGLWAGTAVNDTSSVVAAGYTFSSAAGDLAVIVKLTRTLMIVPVTLALALFTSRKKASRGGYPFVKIFPWFVLGFAAACVIGTFAPMPAGSGKLLSQIGKFVIVMAMTAIGLNTDLKKLVKKGGKPILLGLCCWAVLSVTSLAMQHFLFAV from the coding sequence ATGAAAATAACAAACAGATTGCCGGGAATCGCGCTTGCCGCGCTGATCGCCGTTCCGGCGTGGCTTTTGGGCATGCTTTTCCCCGTCGTCGGCAGCCCGGTCCTCGGGATCCTGTTCGGCATGCTGCTCGCGCCTCTGAAACGCCCGGCCGTACTGGAAAGCGGAATCACCTATACCTCCCGCAAGCTGCTCCAGTATTCGATTGTCCTTCTGGGGTTCGACATGAACCTGTTCCAGGTGTTCCGAGTGGGCGGACAGACCTTGAGCCTGATGGCATTTACCCTGACCGCCGCCTTTCTGACGGCCTATCTGGTCGGCAGGCTGCTGAAGGTGGACGGAAAGACCGGCACGCTGATCGGCGTGGGGACGGCCATCTGCGGCGGCTCGGCGATTGCGGCGGCGGCGCCCGTCATCGACGCCGACGACGAGGATGTCGCGCAGTCCATCTCCACGATCTTCCTGTTCAACGTGATCGCGGCTTTCCTGTTCCCGTTCCTCGGCCACCTGATGAATATGAGTGATTACAGCTTCGGCCTTTGGGCGGGCACGGCCGTGAACGACACGTCTTCCGTCGTGGCCGCGGGCTATACGTTCAGCAGCGCGGCCGGGGACCTCGCGGTGATCGTAAAGCTCACGCGGACCCTGATGATCGTGCCCGTCACGCTGGCGCTCGCGCTGTTCACCTCCCGGAAAAAGGCCAGCCGGGGCGGCTATCCGTTCGTGAAGATATTTCCGTGGTTTGTGCTCGGGTTTGCGGCGGCCTGCGTCATCGGGACGTTCGCGCCCATGCCCGCGGGATCCGGAAAGCTGCTCTCGCAGATCGGAAAATTCGTCATCGTCATGGCGATGACGGCGATCGGCCTGAACACCGATCTGAAAAAGCTCGTCAAAAAGGGCGGAAAACCGATTCTTCTCGGCCTTTGCTGCTGGGCCGTCCTTTCCGTGACATCCCTTGCCATGCAGCATTTTCTGTTCGCGGTCTGA